From Oculatellaceae cyanobacterium, a single genomic window includes:
- a CDS encoding glycosyltransferase → MHVLTILCKGGWMPANLSEGWRRLGCSVEEFFYGTHMGKSWTAEGLQENHQINAQLLATAKRLKAEGRLDLIFAVIYDDVLEVETAQQLRALDVPMVNYHVDLVGQWYRILRTGKYFDLVACAQTNHWSGLRRAGIRPYYMPMAANPPATIYESAKPSIAFEGVVYLGSPWLYRRQVLSELAAQGIPLRIYGHNWLNKTLDAGYVQPKAKTLHDLRYYLLPRLREEGRKQLFSTIQRRLQPPPPAGVSNELPIECVKGSYVDADFIPLVQGAAINLGFTHFMGTPGTPSEMRQVRLREFEIPMIGGFYLTQDCQQLRELFVDEMATWDNQLDLQDKINYYLDHPDERQKLGFAAQAYCLQHHTWANRFRDLLKELNLPQPHLAG, encoded by the coding sequence ATGCACGTACTCACTATCCTTTGTAAGGGTGGCTGGATGCCAGCAAACCTATCTGAGGGTTGGCGACGTTTGGGATGCTCGGTGGAAGAGTTTTTCTACGGCACTCACATGGGTAAATCTTGGACGGCTGAGGGGCTGCAAGAAAACCATCAAATTAATGCTCAACTTTTGGCAACAGCTAAACGTCTGAAAGCTGAAGGGCGCTTAGATTTAATTTTTGCTGTTATTTATGACGATGTTTTGGAGGTAGAAACAGCACAGCAGTTACGCGCCCTAGATGTACCAATGGTGAATTACCATGTTGATCTGGTGGGACAGTGGTATCGCATTCTGCGTACTGGTAAGTACTTTGACTTGGTAGCTTGCGCCCAAACTAATCACTGGTCTGGTTTACGCCGTGCAGGAATTCGCCCTTACTATATGCCAATGGCTGCAAATCCACCTGCGACAATTTATGAATCTGCAAAACCAAGTATTGCTTTTGAGGGCGTAGTTTATTTAGGTTCGCCTTGGCTTTATCGTCGCCAAGTGTTAAGTGAGTTAGCAGCGCAAGGTATTCCTTTAAGAATTTATGGACATAACTGGCTGAATAAAACTCTCGATGCTGGGTATGTTCAACCAAAAGCAAAGACTTTACACGATTTACGCTATTACCTTTTGCCTCGTTTGCGGGAGGAAGGGCGCAAACAGTTATTCTCAACTATTCAAAGACGACTGCAACCACCACCACCAGCAGGGGTTTCTAATGAGTTACCAATTGAGTGTGTTAAGGGTTCCTATGTTGATGCTGACTTTATTCCCTTAGTTCAGGGTGCTGCAATTAATTTGGGTTTTACTCATTTTATGGGTACTCCAGGGACTCCTTCAGAAATGCGCCAAGTGCGACTAAGGGAATTTGAGATTCCAATGATAGGAGGGTTTTATTTAACTCAAGATTGTCAGCAGTTGCGAGAGTTGTTTGTTGATGAAATGGCTACTTGGGATAATCAGTTAGACTTACAAGACAAGATTAACTATTATCTCGATCATCCTGATGAACGGCAAAAACTTGGCTTTGCTGCTCAAGCTTATTGTTTACAACACCATACTTGGGCAAATCGGTTTCGCGATCTTTTGAAGGAATTAAATTTGCCTCAACCTCACTTAGCTGGATGA
- a CDS encoding glycosyltransferase, translating into MRVLLTADPELPVPPKLYGGIERIVDLLVTKLQANGHTVGLVAHRESTTPATELFPWAGLQSQNKYDALRNTATLWSAVQKFQPDIIHSFSRVLYLLPLLNSRLPKIMSYQRQPSGRTVGWGAKLAKGSLTFTGCSDYICRQGGVAGGVWHTIHNCVELEKYTFQQNVEPDAPLVFLSRVERIKGAHSAIAAARSTGRRLLIAGNYSTSGEEGRYWEEEIVPHLGKDGIEYIGTVNDEQKNLLLGKAAAMIVPIQWEEPFGIVFAEALACGTPVISCPFGALPEIVRDGIDGYLVNNVEEACAAINKLSDIERRNCRQRAEQCFSASVVVEKYEQLYRSLISAKHKA; encoded by the coding sequence ATGCGTGTATTACTCACTGCTGATCCTGAATTGCCTGTACCTCCAAAACTTTATGGAGGAATCGAGCGGATAGTTGATTTATTGGTAACTAAATTACAAGCAAATGGTCATACAGTGGGATTGGTTGCTCATCGTGAATCAACAACTCCTGCGACGGAACTTTTTCCTTGGGCAGGTTTGCAGTCGCAAAATAAATATGATGCTTTGCGAAATACAGCAACGCTGTGGTCAGCAGTACAAAAGTTTCAGCCTGATATCATACATAGTTTTTCTCGCGTTTTATATTTACTGCCTCTGCTAAATTCCCGCCTCCCCAAGATTATGTCTTACCAACGGCAACCTAGTGGGCGCACTGTGGGATGGGGAGCAAAATTAGCAAAGGGTTCTCTAACTTTTACAGGTTGTAGCGACTATATTTGTCGCCAAGGTGGGGTTGCTGGAGGTGTTTGGCATACAATTCACAATTGTGTAGAGTTGGAAAAGTATACTTTTCAGCAGAATGTAGAGCCTGATGCTCCTTTAGTTTTTTTGAGTCGGGTGGAAAGAATTAAAGGGGCGCATAGTGCGATCGCAGCAGCACGTAGCACAGGAAGACGTTTGTTAATTGCGGGTAACTATAGCACAAGTGGGGAAGAAGGGCGCTACTGGGAAGAAGAAATTGTGCCACATTTAGGAAAAGATGGGATTGAATATATTGGCACTGTTAACGATGAGCAAAAAAATCTTTTGCTAGGTAAAGCTGCTGCTATGATTGTGCCGATTCAGTGGGAAGAACCTTTTGGAATTGTGTTTGCAGAAGCACTAGCTTGTGGGACACCTGTAATTTCTTGTCCTTTTGGTGCTTTACCTGAAATTGTGCGTGATGGGATTGATGGTTATTTAGTTAACAATGTTGAAGAAGCTTGCGCTGCTATTAATAAGTTGTCTGATATAGAGCGTCGGAATTGTCGCCAACGTGCTGAACAATGTTTTTCAGCTTCGGTTGTCGTGGAAAAGTACGAACAACTTTATCGTAGTCTTATTTCTGCAAAGCATAAGGCTTAA
- a CDS encoding class I SAM-dependent methyltransferase: protein MNTGTQSMLTDTVLKSVLAPIKCPVCGSICSDPPLYHYTAAEAAAHFCPSTRNADRNQRLEKCINKLWEGNDCTIHRCSDCGFAFGNPFVGGDEEFYSILHEQKDYPGWRWDYDMALKEALGAFTGGKILEIGAGAGVFLRHLGKEWQCYAMEGSEITRKNLEATGIKVFRNFSEVPPSEVGTFQVVSLFQVLEHIADFRTVLSEGYQLLADGGRLFLTVPDGEAMIRQEKLTGCADMPPNHLLKWTPDSLARALRDAGFEPSQATYEPASLKNLKDSLHLRMISDATNERSLAAQVYRISNKPIRAGLLAGLAVPALLRMFPYISQLTQGGSFAMVGVKKQLTINN, encoded by the coding sequence ATGAATACGGGTACACAATCAATGCTAACGGATACGGTTTTAAAGTCGGTTTTAGCACCAATCAAATGCCCAGTTTGTGGAAGTATTTGTAGCGATCCGCCGCTATACCATTACACCGCAGCAGAAGCGGCAGCACATTTTTGTCCAAGTACTCGTAATGCCGATCGCAACCAACGTTTAGAAAAGTGTATTAACAAGCTTTGGGAAGGTAACGACTGTACAATTCACCGTTGTAGTGATTGTGGATTTGCTTTCGGGAATCCGTTTGTGGGTGGTGATGAGGAATTTTACAGTATTCTGCATGAGCAGAAAGACTACCCAGGGTGGCGATGGGACTATGATATGGCGCTGAAAGAGGCTTTGGGGGCGTTTACTGGGGGGAAGATTCTCGAAATTGGTGCAGGGGCAGGGGTATTCTTACGCCACTTAGGAAAGGAATGGCAATGTTATGCGATGGAAGGTAGCGAGATAACGAGAAAAAATTTAGAAGCTACGGGAATCAAGGTTTTTCGTAATTTTTCTGAAGTGCCTCCCTCGGAAGTAGGAACTTTTCAGGTAGTTAGTTTATTTCAAGTGTTGGAGCATATTGCAGATTTTCGGACGGTTTTATCTGAAGGCTACCAGCTTTTAGCTGATGGTGGGCGGTTATTCTTGACTGTGCCGGATGGGGAGGCGATGATTCGTCAAGAAAAATTAACTGGTTGCGCTGATATGCCGCCGAATCATCTTCTGAAGTGGACACCGGATAGTTTGGCGCGTGCTTTGAGAGATGCTGGTTTTGAGCCGAGTCAAGCGACTTATGAACCTGCTTCGTTGAAAAATTTGAAGGATTCGCTACACTTGCGGATGATTTCTGATGCTACCAATGAGCGATCGCTTGCTGCCCAAGTTTATCGTATTTCTAATAAACCTATACGGGCTGGTTTATTAGCTGGTTTGGCTGTACCTGCGCTATTACGAATGTTTCCTTATATTAGTCAACTGACCCAAGGAGGTAGTTTTGCGATGGTTGGGGTGAAGAAACAATTAACAATTAACAATTAA